One region of Juglans regia cultivar Chandler chromosome 4, Walnut 2.0, whole genome shotgun sequence genomic DNA includes:
- the LOC108990230 gene encoding gibberellin 2-beta-dioxygenase-like, translated as MVVLSQAALEDYTLMKTCKPTGSMFNGIPVVDLSDPEAKTLVVKACEFGVFKVVNHGVPMEFITKLEAEALRFFNLPQCEKDRSGPPQPFGYGNKRIGPNGDVGWIEYILLHTNNLDDISQKSFFTFLENPEMFRADVDHYVSAVKKMAGELLELIADGLEIEPRNMLSRLLRDEESDSCFRINHYPPCLDLQTFSGRNLIGFGEHTDPQIISVLRSNNTSGLQICLRDGTWVSVPPDQTSFFINVGDSFQVMTNGRFKSVKHRVLAHHSKSRLSMIFFGGPPLNEKIAPLASLMAEGEESLYKEFSWCEYKRSAYKSRLGDHRLGLFEKSASQ; from the exons ATGGTGGTTCTTTCTCAGGCAGCATTAGAGGACTACACTCTTATGAAAACATGCAAGCCCACCGGCAGCATGTTCAACGGAATTCCAGTGGTGGACCTCTCAGACCCTGAGGCCAAGACCCTCGTAGTGAAGGCCTGTGAATTTGGGGTCTTCAAGGTGGTCAATCATGGAGTTCCAATGGAGTTCATAACCAAGTTGGAAGCTGAAGCACTCAGGTTCTTCAACTTGCCCCAGTGTGAAAAGGATAGGTCTGGCCCTCCCCAGCCATTTGGCTATGGCAACAAGAGAATTGGCCCCAACGGTGACGTGGGTTGGATTGAATATATTCTCCTCCACACCAATAATCTCGATGACATCTCCCAGAAATCATTCTTCACTTTCCTGGAAAACCCAGAAATGTTCCG GGCTGATGTGGATCATTATGTTTCAGCAGTGAAGAAGATGGCTGGTGAATTGTTGGAATTGATTGCTGATGGGCTGGAGATTGAGCCTAGGAATATGTTGAGCAGGCTTTTGAGGGATGAGGAAAGTGACTCTTGTTTCAGAATAAACCACTATCCGCCATGCTTAGACCTCCAAACATTCAGTGGAAGAAACTTGATTGGGTTTGGAGAGCACACAGACCCTCAGATCATTTCTGTCCTAAGATCAAACAACACCTCAGGCCTGCAAATCTGTCTGAGAGATGGAACTTGGGTTTCAGTCCCACCTGATCAGACCTCCTTTTTCATCAATGTCGGCGATTCCTTTCAG GTAATGACTAATGGGAGGTTCAAGAGTGTGAAGCATAGGGTTTTGGCTCACCATTCAAAATCAAGGCTTTCAATGATCTTCTTCGGAGGGCCACCTTTGAATGAAAAGATAGCACCTTTAGCCTCACTCATGGCAGAAGGTGAGGAAAGCTTGTACAAAGAGTTCTCATGGTGCGAATACAAAAGGTCTGCCTATAAGTCAAGGTTGGGTGATCATAGACTAGGTCTATTTGAGAAATCTGCCAGCCAATGA
- the LOC108990211 gene encoding uncharacterized protein LOC108990211: MAEATRSKQMQQQIDALEESHLATQTRFNTIDERLDQLNEMVRTLVAHQGNMARDLQNHQENEQVQQRGQALRGIRLEFPHFTGENPSAWIFKASQYFEYHQTNPAQKLLLAAYHMEGEALVWYQEALDTAQFVSWETLMRAMLIRFGPTAYDDPMETLTRLKQVTTVAAYKASFESLSNRVRGLPDHHKLSCFLSGLKDEIRLPLRMFNPHNLTAAFGLTRIQEEYLISAKKPMKFVGEKGQFSPTNNYVSYGSSGATGSNNQKYSPLIKKVFSTEWDEKRKKGLCYHCDEKWNPNHICKKAKVYLLQGVEDLEEREVGDEEITVADLLIEGDSKQKGVVVEPEISLNAITGTPSSKTMRLMGWIGRTQVVLLVDSGSTHSFVDPSIAQTAKLVVDESKRLAVKVANGQIVQGLGYCSNAKIKVQGISFYPSFYVLPLGGCDVVLGVDWLETLGTIAWNFHELSMKFLYLGKNVELLGLKLEGLTLAKGGKSMLTSMQRGKGLFLQLVSETNVLRISGGGDEGLPPSRPQDHRIPLKEGTQPIPARPYRYPHYQKSEIEKIVAELLESGVIRPSSSPFSSPVLLVRKADGSWRMCVDYRALNQETIKDKFPIPVIDELLDELHGSVVFSKLDLRSRYHQIRVVAEDVAKIAFRTHEGHYEFLVMPFGLTNAPSTFQGLMNEVFRPYLRKFVLVFFDDILVYSSCWTDHLMHLRVVLEVLQKNQLFAKLSKCQFGVSEVEYLGHIVSEKGVMADPRKVAAMLDWPVPVNVKSLRGFLGLTGYYWKFIKGYGTIAAPLTDLLKKHAFVWNEAALKAF, from the exons ATGGCTGAAGCTACTAGATCCAAACAAATGCAACAGCAGATTGATGCCTTGGAGGAGAGCCACCTCGCTACCCAAACACGCTTCAACACCATTGATGAGAGGCTAGACCAGCTCAATGAAATGGTTCGAACCTTGGTTGCTCACCAGGGGAATATGGCACGGGACCTGCAAAACCATCAAGAGAACGAGCAAGTGCAGCAAAGGGGGCAAGCTCTAAGAGGTATTCGTTTGGAGTTTCCTCACTTTACGGGAGAAAATCCATCTGCTTGGATCTTTAAGGCATCACAGTACTTTGAATACCACCAAACAAACCCTGCCCAAAAACTATTATTGGCTGCATACCACATGGAGGGAGAAGCATTAGTATGGTATCAAGAGGCCTTAGATACAGCCCAGTTTGTGAGTTGGGAAACTTTGATGAGGGCTATGTTGATTCGCTTTGGACCAACTgcctatgatgatcctatggaaaCCTTGACTAGGTTGAAGCAAGTCACCACAGTAGCCGCCTATAAGGCTAGTTTCGAGTCACTCTCGAATAGAGTGAGAGGCTTACCCGACCACCATAAGCTGAGCTGCTTTCTCAGCGGCCTTAAGGATGAAATAAGGTTGCCTCTTCGCATGTTTAACCCACACAACTTAACAGCAGCCTTTGGCTTAACACGAATTCAAGAAGAATACCTTATTAGTGCTAAGAAACCAATGAAGTTCGTGGGGGAAAAGGGGCAATTTAGTCCCACTAACAACTATGTTTCGTATGGGAGTAGTGGTGCTACAGGAAGTAACAACCAGAAATACAGCCCtcttatcaaaaaagttttcTCCACGGAATGGGATGAGAAGCGTAAGAAAGGGTTGTGCTATCATTGTGATGAAAAATGGAACCCCAATCATATTTGCAAGAAAGCTAAAGTGTACCTCCTACAAGGAGTGGAGGATTTGGAGGAGAGGGAGGTAGGTGACGAGGAAATTACGGTTGCTGATTTACTTATTGAAGGAGACTCAAAACAGAAAGGGGTGGTGGTAGAACCCGAGATATCCTTAAATGCAATTACGGGAACGCCTAGTTCTAAGACTATGCGACTCATGGGGTGGATAGGGAGGACACAAGTGGTCCTTTTGGTGGATTCAGGGTCAACACATAGCTTCGTGGACCCCTCTATTGCTCAAACAGCCAAGCTGGTGGTTGATGAGTCAAAGAGACTTGCTGTCAAAGTTGCTAACGGACAGATAGTGCAAGGCTTAGGTTACTGCAGTAACGCCAAGATCAAGGTACAAGGTATATCCTTCTATCCCTCCTTTTATGTTTTACCTCTTGGGGGTTGTGATGTCGTTCTTGGCGTGGATTGGTTGGAGACACTTGGAACCATTGCTTGGAATTTTCATGAGTTGTCCATGAAATTTCTATATCTTGGGAAGAATGTTGAGTTGTTGGGACTGAAATTGGAAGGGTTGACCCTTGCTAAGGGGGGAAAATCAATGCTTACATCCATGCAAAGGGGGAAGGGGTTATTTTTGCAGCTTGTTAGTGAAACCAATGTGTTGAGGATCTCGGGTGGAGGAGATGAG GGACTTCCACCCTCAAGACCCCAAGACCATAGAATACCCCTTAAAGAAGGAACCCAACCCATTCCCGCTAGACCTTACCGTTACCCACACTACCAAAAGtcagaaattgaaaagatagtGGCTGAGTTACTTGAATCAGGTGTAATAAGACCCAGTTCAAGCCCCTTCTCGTCTCCTGTACTTTTGGTCCGTAAGGCGGATGGGAGTTGGCGTATGTGTGTCGATTATCGAGCACTTAACCAAGAAACCATAAAGGATAAGTTCCCTATCCCCGTTATTGATGAACTCTTGGATGAGTTGCACGGGTCGGTGGTTTTTTCAAAGCTGGATTTGAGGTCCAGATACCACCAAATCCGGGTGGTAGCCGAGGATGTGGCAAAAATAGCATTTAGAACTCACGAAGGGCACTATGAGTTCCTCGTGATGCCCTTTGGTTTGACTAATGCCCCATCAACTTTTCAAGGGCTGATGAATGAGGTGTTTCGACCTTATTTGCGAAAgtttgttttagtgttttttgACGACATTCTAGTGTACAGCAGCTGCTGGACAGACCATTTAATGCACTTACGTGTGGTACTGGAAGTActacaaaaaaaccaattattcGCTAAATTGTCCAAGTGTCAATTTGGGGTCAGTGAAGTAGAGTATTTGGGACACATAGTGAGTGAAAAGGGAGTGATGGCTGACCCACGGAAGGTGGCTGCTATGCTGGACTGGCCGGTACCAGTGAATGTCAAATCCTTAAGAGGATTTTTGGGGTTGACGGGATACTACTGGAAATTTATAAAGGGGTATGGAACAATTGCTGCACCATTAACGGATTTACTTAAAAAGCATGCCTTTGTGTGGAATGAGGCTGCCTTAAAAGCTTTTTAA